Proteins encoded by one window of uncultured Bacteroides sp.:
- a CDS encoding RNA-binding domain-containing protein: protein MEFKESYSSLTRSVFETICAFLNRKGGTILLGVADNGNIVGVKEDTVQDQLDTLARDMNNPQIISPTFFLATDVVEIDGKTIIYIFVPESSQPHAYKGAYYDRKEDGDFKLANQQLITNLFLRKQDGYTENKVFPFLQMEDFETELFDTVRNLARLTRADHPWINMTNEEILVSARMRLRDSYTGKEGYTLAAALMFGKENTLASVLPHYKTDALCRKEDVERYDDRDDIRCNLMGAYSRLLAFIRKHLPDRFYLEGNQRMSIRELIFREVVANLLVHREFSNAYPAYHDYLQE from the coding sequence ATAGAGTTCAAAGAATCTTATTCATCACTGACGCGTTCGGTGTTTGAAACAATCTGTGCTTTCTTGAACCGCAAAGGGGGAACCATCTTATTGGGAGTAGCTGATAATGGAAACATAGTCGGCGTAAAAGAAGATACGGTTCAGGATCAGCTCGACACGTTGGCACGGGATATGAACAATCCTCAGATCATTTCTCCCACTTTCTTTCTTGCCACGGATGTGGTAGAGATTGACGGAAAAACAATCATTTACATATTTGTGCCCGAAAGCTCGCAACCACATGCATACAAGGGGGCTTATTATGACCGCAAGGAAGACGGCGATTTTAAATTGGCTAACCAGCAACTGATAACGAATCTATTTCTGCGCAAGCAAGATGGGTACACAGAAAACAAAGTGTTTCCGTTTCTGCAAATGGAGGACTTTGAAACGGAACTGTTTGATACGGTACGTAACTTAGCTCGGTTAACACGGGCAGATCATCCCTGGATTAACATGACTAACGAAGAAATATTGGTTTCGGCACGCATGAGATTAAGGGATTCTTATACCGGAAAGGAAGGCTATACTCTTGCTGCAGCGCTGATGTTTGGAAAGGAAAATACATTGGCAAGTGTTCTGCCTCACTATAAAACGGACGCTCTTTGCCGAAAGGAAGATGTGGAGAGGTATGACGATCGTGATGATATTCGTTGCAATCTGATGGGAGCGTATTCCCGTTTGCTGGCTTTTATTCGTAAGCATCTGCCCGACAGATTTTATCTGGAAGGAAATCAGCGTATGAGTATCCGGGAATTGATATTTCGTGAGGTTGTGGCAAACCTTTTGGTGCACAGAGAGTTCTCGAACGCTTATCCGGCCTACCATGACTATTTACAAGAATGA
- a CDS encoding transposase domain-containing protein: MNLIYSLISSCKAAGVDPREWMTDILRKLPVYKESKMDIKELLPRNWKNRTDSSN; encoded by the coding sequence ATGAACCTAATTTATTCCTTAATAAGTTCCTGTAAGGCTGCCGGAGTTGATCCAAGAGAATGGATGACTGATATCTTAAGAAAATTACCTGTATACAAAGAATCAAAGATGGATATCAAGGAGCTATTACCAAGGAACTGGAAAAACAGGACTGATTCTTCAAATTGA
- a CDS encoding ISL3 family transposase, producing MNTSFLYHAFGVCEQECSRVRYEDKSIIFEVQTRSEKLRCPCCKSRHFIRSGSTIRRFRGVPIGHKPVFLEMKVQRLECKDCHCIRQENIHFITGKRSYTNRLARLVVELSRLGTIKDVAHFLHLSWDTVKDIQKRYLQRHYGCPDLSELEYIGIDEFAVAKGHVYKTIVVNLLTGQVVYIGDGKGADSLDVFWKKLKKSDAVIKAVATDLSPTFVSAVMTNIPEATLVFDHFHVVKLMNDALDEIRRSVYREEKDLNKRKVFKGTRWLLLCNGKDIFDNQFKSRLDNALKLNEPLMKAYYLKESLKEIWTQVNKEQAIKELDAWIEQAYQAKIPKLTTFANTLKAHKWGILAWYDYHISTGKLEGINNKIKTMKRQAYGYRDQRFFELKILAMHEKNYAFVG from the coding sequence ATGAATACCAGCTTTCTGTACCACGCCTTTGGCGTTTGTGAGCAAGAATGCTCCCGCGTACGCTACGAAGATAAGAGTATTATCTTTGAAGTCCAAACCCGTTCCGAAAAACTTCGTTGTCCTTGTTGTAAGAGTCGGCACTTTATTCGCTCCGGTAGTACTATTCGTCGTTTTCGCGGAGTACCCATAGGACATAAACCTGTATTTTTAGAAATGAAAGTTCAGCGTTTAGAATGCAAAGATTGTCATTGCATTCGTCAGGAGAATATTCATTTTATTACAGGCAAGCGTTCTTATACGAATCGCCTGGCTCGCCTTGTAGTTGAACTCTCCCGTTTAGGTACTATAAAGGATGTTGCTCATTTCCTTCATCTTTCCTGGGATACGGTAAAGGATATCCAGAAACGTTATCTACAGCGACATTATGGATGCCCTGACCTGAGCGAACTTGAATATATTGGCATTGATGAGTTCGCAGTTGCAAAAGGTCATGTCTACAAAACAATCGTAGTAAACCTTCTTACAGGACAAGTCGTATATATAGGCGATGGAAAAGGTGCTGATTCTCTGGATGTTTTTTGGAAGAAACTAAAGAAATCCGATGCTGTCATCAAGGCCGTTGCTACAGATCTATCTCCAACTTTTGTTTCAGCTGTCATGACGAATATACCTGAAGCAACTCTGGTATTTGATCACTTTCATGTAGTCAAACTCATGAATGATGCTTTGGATGAAATACGTAGAAGTGTTTACAGAGAGGAAAAGGATCTGAATAAACGAAAAGTGTTTAAAGGAACTAGATGGCTATTACTATGCAATGGCAAAGATATCTTTGATAACCAATTCAAGTCCAGACTTGACAATGCCTTGAAGCTGAATGAGCCCTTGATGAAAGCATACTATCTGAAAGAAAGTTTGAAAGAAATATGGACACAAGTAAATAAAGAGCAGGCTATCAAAGAATTGGACGCTTGGATAGAACAGGCATATCAAGCCAAAATCCCCAAACTTACAACCTTTGCAAATACACTAAAAGCTCATAAGTGGGGAATCTTAGCATGGTATGATTATCATATATCAACAGGAAAATTGGAAGGTATTAATAACAAAATCAAAACAATGAAAAGACAAGCATATGGATATAGAGATCAAAGGTTTTTTGAACTTAAAATTTTGGCAATGCATGAGAAGAACTACGCATTTGTCGGATGA
- a CDS encoding ATP-binding protein, producing the protein MTIYKNEVVTENWSRPYVMGRINLENLKPHPKNPTIANFFKQLGWVEELGSGVRKMYKYCPIYVNGALPVIEEGDVFKLTIKYEAGDGPVNMPLSDNEISIISLLKVTPGMNREEISIVLNKGRTSVYRYITSLKKKGLIEFRGADKTGGYYIITDNEKDK; encoded by the coding sequence ATGACTATTTACAAGAATGAGGTGGTAACGGAGAATTGGAGCCGTCCTTATGTAATGGGGCGCATCAACCTGGAAAACTTAAAACCGCATCCAAAGAATCCTACTATAGCCAACTTCTTCAAACAACTGGGATGGGTAGAGGAACTTGGATCAGGAGTTAGGAAAATGTATAAGTATTGTCCTATTTATGTGAATGGTGCATTGCCTGTTATTGAAGAAGGGGATGTTTTTAAACTTACAATTAAATATGAAGCTGGTGATGGACCTGTAAATATGCCTTTAAGTGATAATGAAATATCGATTATTTCTCTTTTAAAAGTTACACCAGGAATGAATAGAGAAGAAATTTCTATAGTTCTAAACAAGGGACGTACATCGGTATATCGCTATATAACGTCACTTAAGAAGAAAGGGCTAATAGAGTTTAGGGGAGCTGATAAAACAGGGGGATATTACATTATAACTGATAATGAAAAAGATAAATAA